Proteins encoded in a region of the Clostridium beijerinckii genome:
- the metH gene encoding methionine synthase produces MNLQIKELLEKRILVLDGAMGTCIQNYKLEEKDYRGNLNISCNQKGNNDILNLTNPNIIREIHEAYLESGADIIETNTFNSTSISQKDYEMEDKIYELNFEGAKLARAAADKFTGENPDKPRFVAGSLGPTNKTASLSPDVENPGYRNISFDELVEAYKEQVLGLIDGGVDLILIETIFDALNARAALMGAKSAFLEKGKDLPVIISGTIADKSGRILSGQTLEAFANTMVDESIIAIGLNCSFGAKDLIPFVKYLSRSQNRYISVYPNAGLPNSFGEYDEKPEETAALIKSLAEDGCLNIVGGCCGTTPDHIKAVSEAIKDIPPRKIPDIETETVYCGLEALRANKENNFINIGERTNVAGSAKFARLIREKNYEEALSIAKDQVENGAQIVDINFDDALLDAKEEMDKFLKLLASEPEISKVPVMIDSSKFEVLVTGLKAIQGKPIVNSISLKVGEEEFKRQASIIKDFGAAVVVMAFDENGQADSYEKKISICKRAYDILVNEVNFSPENIVFDPNILTIATGIEEHNNYAVDFINATKWIKENLPYAKVSGGVSNLSFAFRGNNVIREAMHSVFLYHSIKNGMDMGIVNPGMIQIYDEIDKALLEKVEAVIFNKSENAADELLEFAATYNKVDNKAEENKEAWRDENVKERLKTALVKGIDKYIKEDVEEVRTEYSKSLEVIEGPLMDGMNEVGKLFGDGKMFLPQVVKSARVMKKAVEVLMPYLEEEKSSSGSISAGKVVFATVKGDVHDIGKNIVSVVLSCNNFEVIDLGVMVPTEVILETAKKENADIIALSGLITPSLEEMSNVAEEMEKQGFKIPLMVGGATTSKAHTAIKIAPKYSGGVIHTTDASKAVEAAKLLLNKDKKAEYLNKIESEYETLRETFNKVPRKFVTLDYARENNFKKEWDKEEIAKPKMLGIKKFIDFPIGKLRKYIDWSFFFIAWDMGMTYPQILEDAKYGEEAKKLLADAEKMLDKMESENILKANAAFGLFEANSVGDNIEVYNDSEVINFNLLRQQEEKKDNTYMCLSDFIAPKDTGIKDYIGAFITTGGIGAKEYADKLKASGDDYGATMVILLADRLAEAFAEYVHEKVRKEYWAYSPDENLSIEEIFKGKYRGIRPAIGYPSLRDHSEKVKLFNLLDKEGELNVKLTESYMMSPTASTCGLYFGNKDAKYFDINKINQDQFDDYAQRNGRDNGELKKLMYTIID; encoded by the coding sequence ATGAATTTACAAATTAAAGAGCTATTAGAAAAAAGAATACTAGTACTAGATGGGGCTATGGGGACTTGTATTCAAAATTATAAATTAGAGGAAAAAGATTATAGGGGGAATTTAAATATCTCTTGTAATCAAAAGGGAAATAATGACATCTTAAATCTCACTAATCCTAATATAATAAGAGAAATTCATGAAGCCTATTTGGAGTCTGGTGCAGATATAATTGAAACTAACACATTTAATAGTACGAGTATCTCTCAAAAAGACTACGAAATGGAAGATAAAATATATGAACTTAATTTTGAAGGTGCAAAGCTTGCTAGAGCTGCTGCAGATAAATTTACAGGAGAAAATCCAGATAAACCGCGTTTTGTAGCAGGATCACTTGGGCCTACAAATAAAACGGCATCTTTATCACCTGATGTTGAAAATCCAGGTTATAGAAATATAAGTTTTGATGAATTAGTTGAAGCTTATAAAGAACAAGTTTTAGGCCTTATAGATGGAGGAGTAGATTTAATTCTTATAGAAACAATTTTTGATGCATTAAATGCAAGAGCAGCACTTATGGGAGCAAAGTCTGCTTTTTTAGAAAAAGGCAAGGACTTACCTGTAATAATATCTGGTACTATTGCGGATAAAAGTGGAAGAATTCTTTCAGGTCAGACTTTAGAAGCTTTTGCAAATACTATGGTAGATGAAAGCATAATTGCAATAGGACTTAATTGTTCTTTTGGAGCAAAAGATTTGATACCATTTGTAAAATATCTTTCAAGAAGTCAAAATAGATACATAAGTGTTTACCCTAATGCAGGACTTCCAAATTCTTTTGGGGAATATGATGAAAAGCCAGAAGAAACTGCAGCTTTAATAAAAAGTTTAGCTGAGGATGGATGTCTTAATATTGTAGGTGGATGTTGTGGTACAACACCAGATCATATAAAAGCAGTAAGTGAAGCTATAAAAGATATTCCACCTAGAAAGATACCAGACATTGAAACTGAAACTGTATATTGTGGTTTAGAAGCTCTTAGAGCAAATAAGGAAAATAACTTTATTAATATTGGTGAAAGAACAAACGTTGCAGGTTCAGCAAAATTTGCAAGATTAATTAGAGAAAAGAATTATGAAGAAGCTTTATCTATAGCTAAAGATCAAGTTGAAAATGGAGCACAAATAGTTGATATTAACTTCGATGATGCTCTCTTAGATGCAAAAGAAGAGATGGATAAATTCTTAAAGCTTTTAGCAAGTGAGCCTGAAATTTCAAAGGTTCCAGTAATGATAGATTCTTCTAAGTTTGAGGTTCTTGTAACTGGACTTAAAGCTATTCAAGGAAAGCCAATAGTAAATTCCATAAGTCTTAAGGTAGGGGAAGAAGAATTTAAGAGACAGGCGTCCATTATAAAAGATTTTGGAGCAGCTGTTGTAGTTATGGCTTTTGATGAAAACGGGCAGGCAGATTCCTATGAAAAGAAGATAAGTATTTGTAAAAGAGCTTATGATATTTTAGTAAATGAAGTTAATTTCTCTCCGGAAAATATAGTATTTGACCCAAATATCTTAACAATTGCTACAGGAATAGAAGAGCATAATAATTATGCTGTAGACTTTATTAATGCAACTAAATGGATAAAAGAGAATTTACCTTATGCAAAAGTAAGCGGTGGTGTAAGTAATCTTTCATTTGCATTTAGAGGTAATAATGTAATAAGAGAAGCTATGCATTCAGTATTTTTATATCATTCCATAAAGAATGGTATGGATATGGGGATAGTAAACCCTGGAATGATACAAATTTATGATGAAATTGATAAAGCTTTACTTGAAAAAGTTGAAGCAGTTATTTTCAATAAAAGTGAAAATGCAGCAGATGAGCTTTTAGAATTCGCAGCAACCTATAATAAAGTAGATAATAAAGCTGAAGAAAATAAGGAAGCTTGGAGAGATGAAAATGTCAAAGAGAGATTAAAGACTGCCCTTGTAAAAGGTATAGATAAATATATTAAAGAAGATGTAGAAGAAGTAAGAACAGAATATAGTAAATCCTTAGAAGTAATAGAAGGACCTCTTATGGATGGAATGAATGAAGTTGGTAAGCTTTTTGGTGATGGTAAGATGTTTTTACCTCAAGTTGTTAAAAGCGCAAGAGTAATGAAAAAAGCTGTTGAAGTCTTGATGCCATATCTTGAAGAAGAGAAAAGCAGCAGTGGAAGCATTAGCGCTGGAAAAGTAGTTTTTGCTACTGTAAAAGGTGATGTCCATGATATAGGTAAAAATATTGTTTCAGTAGTTCTTTCATGTAATAACTTTGAAGTTATTGATCTTGGAGTAATGGTTCCTACAGAAGTTATTTTAGAAACAGCTAAAAAAGAAAATGCAGATATTATCGCTTTAAGTGGCCTTATAACACCGTCTTTAGAAGAAATGTCAAATGTGGCAGAAGAGATGGAAAAGCAAGGCTTTAAAATTCCACTAATGGTAGGTGGAGCTACAACATCAAAGGCCCATACAGCAATTAAAATTGCACCCAAGTATTCTGGTGGAGTAATTCATACAACTGATGCATCAAAAGCCGTTGAAGCTGCTAAACTTCTTTTAAATAAGGATAAAAAAGCTGAATATCTTAATAAGATAGAATCAGAATATGAAACTTTAAGAGAAACATTTAACAAAGTACCTAGAAAATTTGTCACTTTAGATTATGCAAGGGAAAATAATTTCAAGAAAGAATGGGATAAAGAAGAAATAGCTAAACCTAAAATGTTAGGGATAAAGAAATTTATTGATTTCCCTATAGGAAAATTAAGAAAATATATAGATTGGAGCTTTTTCTTCATTGCTTGGGATATGGGAATGACATATCCACAAATCCTTGAAGATGCAAAATACGGTGAGGAAGCTAAAAAGTTATTAGCTGATGCTGAGAAAATGCTTGATAAAATGGAAAGTGAAAATATTTTAAAAGCAAATGCAGCCTTTGGTCTCTTCGAAGCTAATTCTGTAGGGGATAATATTGAAGTTTATAACGATTCTGAAGTGATTAACTTTAATCTTTTAAGACAGCAAGAAGAGAAAAAAGATAATACATATATGTGTTTATCCGATTTCATAGCTCCTAAAGATACTGGGATAAAGGATTATATAGGTGCATTCATAACAACAGGAGGAATAGGTGCAAAAGAATACGCAGATAAGCTTAAAGCCTCTGGTGATGATTATGGTGCAACAATGGTTATTTTACTTGCAGATAGACTTGCAGAAGCTTTTGCAGAATATGTTCATGAAAAAGTGAGAAAAGAATATTGGGCATATTCGCCAGATGAGAATTTATCCATTGAAGAAATATTTAAAGGTAAATATAGAGGAATAAGACCTGCAATTGGTTATCCTTCACTTAGAGATCATTCAGAAAAAGTTAAATTATTTAACTTACTCGATAAAGAAGGAGAGCTTAATGTAAAACTTACTGAAAGCTATATGATGTCACCAACTGCAAGTACCTGTGGTCTTTACTTTGGAAATAAAGATGCTAAATACTTTGACATTAATAAAATAAATCAGGATCAGTTTGATGATTATGCTCAAAGAAATGGCAGAGATAATGGTGAGCTTAAAAAGCTTATGTATACAATTATAGATTAG
- a CDS encoding tRNA dihydrouridine synthase, giving the protein MKYYLAPMEGITEYIYRNSYEKFFGNVDKYFTPFIVPNESRSLKTKELVDVLPENNKGMNIVPQILTNDAEGFINTSRKLQQLGYSEVNLNLGCPAKTVISKNRGSGFLAKREELDSFLEEIFKKDDIKISIKTRIGKDNPEEFYELIKIYNKYPLEELIIHPRTQKDFYGNKPNLNVFRDALSLSNNPICYNGDIFTINDYNKLLADFPEIDTVMLGRGILANPGLINIIKNDININKNILKDFHDEILNRYIEVFPEDIYAINRMKELFGYMIYIFSDNKEYAKKIRSAQKLSDYTEAVQSLFTEQEIIKEAGLFYNKQ; this is encoded by the coding sequence ATGAAATACTATTTAGCGCCCATGGAGGGAATTACTGAATATATATATAGAAATTCTTATGAAAAGTTTTTTGGAAACGTGGATAAATACTTTACACCTTTTATTGTTCCAAATGAAAGTAGAAGTCTTAAGACTAAGGAGCTTGTAGATGTCTTACCTGAAAACAATAAAGGCATGAATATAGTACCTCAAATACTTACTAACGATGCAGAAGGCTTCATTAATACTTCTAGAAAGTTGCAACAATTAGGGTATAGCGAAGTTAACTTAAATTTAGGATGTCCTGCTAAGACTGTTATTTCAAAGAATAGGGGCTCAGGATTTTTGGCAAAAAGGGAAGAACTAGATTCATTTCTAGAGGAAATATTCAAGAAGGATGATATTAAGATTTCTATAAAAACTAGAATAGGAAAAGATAATCCAGAAGAATTTTATGAGCTAATAAAAATTTACAATAAATATCCTTTGGAAGAGTTAATTATTCATCCTAGAACACAAAAAGATTTTTATGGAAACAAGCCTAATTTAAATGTGTTTAGAGATGCACTATCTCTAAGCAATAACCCAATATGCTACAATGGAGATATTTTCACAATTAATGATTATAATAAATTATTAGCTGATTTTCCTGAAATAGATACAGTAATGCTAGGAAGAGGCATACTTGCTAATCCAGGGCTGATTAACATAATAAAAAATGATATTAATATAAACAAAAATATATTAAAAGATTTCCATGATGAAATTTTAAATAGATATATAGAGGTGTTTCCAGAAGATATATATGCAATAAATAGAATGAAAGAGCTATTTGGATATATGATTTACATATTTTCAGATAATAAAGAATACGCTAAAAAAATAAGAAGTGCACAAAAGTTAAGCGATTATACTGAGGCTGTTCAAAGTTTATTTACAGAGCAAGAAATTATAAAAGAAGCTGGATTGTTTTATAATAAGCAATAA
- a CDS encoding M56 family metallopeptidase, giving the protein MYEFFNYLDQLFKIIFQTSITGSILICLILIFRRFYKERIGIKFQYALWFLVILRLTIFKLPESTLSMFNLINKLGKNILLLIPNKEVHFGSMLEKGSSQASSMSNHDVILGTINAIDFSNNEINRYSLSSLTTFSLVWLMGVVFIFTYILFAYKKLRNKISSECMQSNIEFLDVLKYCQNKMKIKRDILLVETSSVKTPALLGYFNPMILIPTDIHKIISVDKLRYVFLHELSHFKRKDIVINWIIIFLKTIYWFNPIIHYGLRKMKEDMEICCDSLALSYTEDEEVAEYGFTIINLIEHFSKSVHLVGATSIVNNKSEVKRRIVMIKVFNKKAYRFSAMAVASLLVISGIALTDAKASANINGVSNAVNVDKIDYAFVNDPNIIGEWQSVDFVENIEDFNINDKKFKGDLFVKELNFTEDGKVARTVFTWTKDHILNDVDKTDSSYVIKDIDGSTYMFFQWKSGDYTIRGEKPCYYVLKKVSSTPSLNTNMSGNEVETRADKVDYPFINDPEVIGKWDSVDFVEDINNFNPEKKSWNGDLYLNNLIFDENGKIQNKNITWTKDLVLNTSDKTASKYIIKEINGSKYMFFEWKNGDYIERGATPWYYVLKQAK; this is encoded by the coding sequence ATGTACGAGTTTTTTAATTATCTTGATCAGCTATTTAAAATAATATTTCAAACATCTATTACTGGCAGCATATTGATTTGTTTAATTTTAATTTTTAGAAGATTTTACAAAGAGAGAATAGGTATAAAGTTTCAGTATGCATTATGGTTTTTAGTAATACTACGTTTAACCATATTTAAGCTTCCTGAGAGCACTTTAAGCATGTTTAATCTTATAAATAAATTAGGAAAAAATATATTGTTATTAATTCCTAATAAGGAAGTACATTTTGGAAGTATGTTAGAAAAGGGGAGCAGCCAAGCTAGTTCTATGTCTAATCATGATGTTATCCTAGGAACTATAAATGCTATTGATTTTAGCAATAACGAAATTAATAGGTATAGTTTATCAAGTTTAACTACATTCAGTCTTGTATGGCTTATGGGAGTAGTGTTTATATTCACATATATTCTATTTGCATATAAAAAACTGAGAAATAAAATAAGTAGCGAGTGCATGCAAAGTAACATCGAATTTTTAGATGTTTTAAAATACTGCCAAAATAAAATGAAAATTAAAAGAGATATACTACTAGTCGAGACTTCTAGCGTAAAGACACCAGCGCTGCTGGGTTACTTTAATCCAATGATTCTAATTCCAACAGATATTCATAAGATAATATCTGTTGATAAATTAAGATATGTATTTCTTCATGAATTATCTCACTTTAAACGTAAAGATATAGTTATTAACTGGATAATAATTTTTTTAAAGACCATTTATTGGTTTAATCCAATTATTCATTATGGTCTTAGAAAGATGAAAGAGGATATGGAAATATGCTGTGATTCACTTGCACTTTCTTATACGGAAGATGAAGAAGTTGCGGAATATGGATTTACAATCATAAATTTGATAGAACATTTTTCAAAGTCAGTTCATTTAGTTGGGGCAACTTCCATAGTAAATAATAAATCTGAAGTAAAAAGGAGAATTGTTATGATAAAAGTTTTTAATAAAAAGGCCTATAGATTTTCTGCAATGGCAGTTGCATCTTTGCTTGTAATTAGCGGTATTGCACTTACTGATGCAAAGGCATCTGCAAATATAAATGGAGTAAGTAATGCAGTAAATGTGGATAAAATTGATTATGCTTTTGTTAATGATCCTAATATAATAGGTGAGTGGCAAAGTGTAGATTTTGTTGAAAACATAGAAGATTTCAATATAAATGATAAGAAATTTAAAGGTGATTTATTTGTTAAAGAGTTAAACTTTACAGAGGATGGAAAGGTAGCAAGAACTGTATTTACATGGACTAAGGATCACATTCTTAATGATGTTGATAAAACTGACAGTAGTTATGTAATCAAAGATATTGATGGTTCAACTTATATGTTCTTTCAATGGAAGAGTGGGGATTATACAATTAGAGGAGAGAAACCTTGCTACTACGTATTGAAAAAAGTTAGTTCTACTCCATCACTCAATACTAATATGTCTGGTAATGAAGTTGAAACGAGAGCTGATAAAGTTGACTACCCTTTTATTAATGATCCTGAAGTAATTGGAAAATGGGATAGCGTTGACTTTGTGGAGGATATAAATAACTTTAATCCTGAGAAAAAATCATGGAATGGAGATTTGTATTTAAATAATTTAATCTTTGATGAAAATGGTAAAATACAGAATAAAAATATAACTTGGACAAAGGACTTAGTTTTAAATACTAGTGATAAAACTGCTTCTAAATATATAATAAAAGAAATAAACGGTTCAAAGTATATGTTCTTTGAATGGAAAAATGGTGATTATATAGAAAGAGGAGCAACTCCTTGGTACTATGTTTTGAAGCAAGCTAAATAA
- a CDS encoding CopY/TcrY family copper transport repressor: MGEIPKISEAEWEVMKIVWTDSPRTSNQIIEALEDTKDWKPKTIKTLISRLVSKNALGFKEEGRKYLYYPIVNENECIRAENQTFLSKVYNGAIKNMLVSFIKESDLSKEDIDDLKRILDERNK; the protein is encoded by the coding sequence ATGGGAGAAATACCTAAGATATCTGAGGCAGAATGGGAAGTTATGAAAATTGTCTGGACAGATTCACCACGCACATCAAATCAAATTATTGAGGCATTAGAAGATACAAAAGATTGGAAGCCTAAAACAATAAAGACATTAATAAGCAGACTAGTTAGCAAAAATGCACTTGGATTTAAAGAAGAAGGCAGAAAATACTTATATTATCCAATTGTAAATGAAAATGAATGTATACGTGCAGAGAATCAAACATTTTTAAGTAAAGTTTATAATGGAGCTATCAAAAATATGCTAGTAAGTTTTATAAAAGAAAGTGATTTAAGCAAAGAAGATATAGATGATCTTAAAAGGATATTAGATGAGAGGAATAAGTAG
- a CDS encoding DUF4179 domain-containing protein: MIELNDDLFDDKIRKKLKDEINCVPNDINQKIDSTLNKINKKRFTIKKACCILVSCIGVTLLLGMAMPTYASNIPIIGNIFKMFTNKTYENYDEYASDLNITKESSGLKMTIDKVVYDEVQLSIFYTIESEKEIQDTPRFPGAKLRINGKETTFSAGGTGKLMNDNKTFVGSIEYNVSKHNSMPKEFQNEHFLGGYVDIPDKFVLNLDIDEIGLENPIKGTWNFNIPVSSEKVNGKVNEKECDIDLSNIVSGYHINKIITTPLNTVIQGTRMDDEENADRLSFAVFDNKGRYITNKSEEAVGDKDKDGNYIMYFSNGFKEIYDDTDYLTFIPWKYKNNDSHETENNITEKLNLKGETKLYSSDGKEYITITKVNTEDGKTKIYYKSRYGVNAAPIEIVDNKTGENIISFSDDYNFEEQKEATTYNGDTDEYTITCDKEIKDGDYSVKTVDKSKSIEVYGDEKFTIKIK, translated from the coding sequence ATGATAGAATTAAATGATGATTTATTTGATGATAAAATAAGAAAAAAGCTAAAGGATGAAATTAACTGTGTACCAAATGATATTAATCAAAAGATTGATAGTACACTTAACAAAATAAATAAGAAAAGATTTACTATAAAGAAAGCTTGCTGCATATTGGTAAGTTGTATAGGGGTAACACTATTACTTGGAATGGCCATGCCAACATATGCAAGCAATATTCCTATCATAGGGAATATATTTAAAATGTTTACCAACAAAACTTATGAAAATTATGATGAATATGCTTCTGATTTAAACATAACTAAGGAAAGTAGCGGCTTAAAGATGACTATTGATAAAGTGGTTTACGATGAAGTTCAATTATCAATATTCTATACTATTGAAAGTGAAAAGGAAATACAAGATACTCCAAGATTTCCAGGAGCAAAACTAAGAATAAATGGCAAAGAAACTACTTTTAGTGCAGGTGGAACTGGAAAGCTTATGAATGATAATAAAACCTTTGTGGGTTCTATAGAGTACAATGTGTCAAAGCATAATTCAATGCCTAAGGAGTTCCAAAATGAACATTTCTTGGGTGGATATGTAGATATACCAGATAAATTTGTATTAAATCTAGATATAGATGAAATAGGACTAGAGAATCCTATTAAAGGAACTTGGAACTTTAATATTCCTGTAAGTAGTGAAAAGGTTAATGGGAAAGTGAATGAAAAGGAGTGTGATATAGATTTAAGCAATATAGTTAGTGGATATCATATAAACAAAATTATTACAACACCACTAAATACAGTGATACAAGGAACACGTATGGATGATGAAGAAAATGCTGATAGATTATCTTTTGCTGTATTTGATAATAAAGGAAGATATATTACAAACAAGTCAGAAGAAGCAGTAGGTGATAAAGATAAAGATGGAAATTATATAATGTATTTCAGTAATGGTTTTAAAGAAATTTATGATGATACTGATTACCTGACATTTATACCGTGGAAATATAAAAATAATGATAGCCATGAAACTGAGAATAATATTACTGAAAAACTAAATTTAAAAGGAGAAACAAAGTTATATTCCAGTGATGGAAAAGAATATATTACTATTACTAAAGTGAATACTGAAGATGGAAAAACAAAGATTTATTATAAATCAAGATATGGAGTTAATGCAGCCCCGATTGAAATAGTAGATAATAAAACTGGTGAAAATATAATTTCATTTAGTGATGATTATAATTTTGAAGAACAAAAAGAAGCTACTACTTATAATGGAGATACTGATGAGTATACAATTACTTGCGATAAAGAAATTAAAGATGGAGATTATTCTGTTAAGACTGTAGACAAATCAAAATCTATTGAAGTTTATGGTGATGAAAAATTCACAATAAAAATTAAATAG
- a CDS encoding IS1634 family transposase, with protein MDKELLLENIEMEAYSHGKATLVAGMCKKLGVINIFDQYLTKQNGRKPDIAYGIMAQMMLANLCHSRRPLYLMDEYFEHIDIEGTFNSDAKPHNLTDDRFGCFLDNFHEAGPRKIFSEISMTAFATYGLSIKNINYDTTSKVMWGQYETEEGKIDEISIDYGYSKDKRNDKKQIKIGIGTANGIVVDAKVLSGNTDDKTYNNDAIDDVDEILKKSKTSKDSFYYVADSAFFTEENINKANGRDIKFITRAPETTNMSKIYIGKFFSERQLTKDVIFENAQGKKVKYQVLDYKSEYKGIPVKLAVCYSFTLEETKRKTISRHAEKEYAELEKKIKVFSKRSFACEADSQKEIEEFLKTKGKKLKYHSVNLNIEMNEKRKRKKADNKDSQKEYEYTINLEINREDSKIEAAIERECTFILASNDSDISCEEMLKEYKTQSSVEKKFQQLKAPEFIDDLFVKTPKRVEALTYMILIGLMILSVMEHVVRREMKKDNTIILGPGKIKMSKPSLKAIMGIFEYVPIQVIKVNNNCIRKFQKPLKDNQRQILNYLGLDESIFVGHAI; from the coding sequence ATGGATAAAGAGTTGTTATTGGAAAATATTGAAATGGAAGCATATAGCCATGGAAAAGCGACGCTTGTAGCAGGTATGTGTAAGAAACTAGGAGTTATCAACATCTTTGATCAATATTTGACTAAACAAAATGGGAGAAAGCCTGATATAGCTTATGGGATAATGGCTCAAATGATGTTAGCAAATCTTTGTCATTCAAGACGACCATTATATCTTATGGATGAGTATTTTGAACATATTGATATTGAAGGGACATTTAACAGCGATGCGAAGCCTCATAATCTTACAGATGATAGATTTGGCTGTTTTCTTGATAATTTTCATGAAGCTGGTCCAAGAAAAATTTTTTCTGAAATAAGTATGACTGCTTTCGCTACGTATGGATTGAGTATAAAGAATATTAATTACGATACTACCTCAAAGGTAATGTGGGGCCAGTATGAAACAGAAGAAGGTAAAATAGATGAAATATCAATTGATTATGGATATAGTAAAGATAAAAGAAATGATAAGAAACAAATAAAAATTGGAATTGGAACAGCTAACGGTATAGTTGTAGACGCAAAAGTTCTTTCGGGTAATACAGATGATAAAACTTATAATAATGACGCTATAGATGATGTTGATGAAATTTTAAAAAAATCCAAAACTAGTAAAGATTCATTCTACTATGTTGCAGATAGTGCATTTTTTACAGAAGAAAATATTAATAAAGCAAATGGTAGAGATATAAAATTTATAACAAGAGCTCCTGAAACAACAAATATGTCTAAAATCTATATTGGTAAATTTTTTAGTGAAAGACAGTTAACAAAAGATGTTATTTTTGAAAATGCCCAAGGTAAAAAAGTTAAATATCAAGTATTAGATTATAAATCAGAATATAAGGGGATTCCAGTTAAACTGGCAGTCTGTTATTCCTTCACTCTTGAAGAAACCAAAAGGAAAACTATTTCTAGGCATGCAGAAAAAGAATATGCCGAATTAGAGAAAAAAATCAAAGTATTTTCCAAGCGTAGCTTCGCGTGCGAAGCAGATTCACAAAAAGAAATAGAAGAGTTTTTAAAGACTAAAGGGAAAAAATTAAAATACCATTCTGTTAATTTGAATATTGAAATGAATGAAAAACGTAAGCGTAAAAAAGCTGATAATAAGGATTCACAAAAGGAATATGAATATACTATTAATTTAGAAATTAACCGTGAAGATTCAAAAATTGAAGCAGCAATTGAAAGAGAGTGTACTTTCATCTTAGCAAGTAATGATTCTGATATTTCATGTGAAGAAATGCTGAAAGAATACAAAACTCAAAGCAGCGTAGAGAAAAAGTTTCAGCAGCTAAAAGCACCAGAGTTTATAGATGACCTTTTTGTAAAAACTCCCAAAAGAGTTGAAGCCTTAACATACATGATACTTATTGGTTTAATGATTTTATCAGTAATGGAACATGTAGTCAGACGTGAGATGAAGAAAGATAATACGATTATACTTGGACCTGGAAAAATAAAAATGTCCAAGCCGAGTTTAAAAGCTATAATGGGTATCTTTGAGTATGTGCCTATACAAGTAATTAAAGTTAATAACAATTGTATAAGAAAGTTTCAAAAACCACTAAAAGATAATCAACGGCAGATATTGAATTATTTAGGTTTGGATGAAAGTATTTTTGTTGGACATGCTATTTAA
- a CDS encoding RNA polymerase sigma factor, with amino-acid sequence MELISFFDYRKKSTVSKAKKGDKEAFLALIDENRLNIYRVARGILKDKEDIEDAIQNTIIKSFQKINSLKQDEYFRTWLIKILINECTQILRKGKKVTYLSENSDTEIYNDSYENIDLTKAINSLSEELRVTTVLFYFEDMSTKDIAKLLKISDGTIRSRLTRARTKLREIIGEVEI; translated from the coding sequence ATGGAGTTGATATCATTTTTTGATTATAGGAAAAAGTCAACAGTATCTAAAGCGAAGAAAGGCGATAAAGAAGCTTTTTTAGCTCTTATAGATGAAAATAGATTGAATATTTACAGAGTAGCAAGAGGCATTTTAAAGGATAAAGAAGATATTGAAGATGCCATTCAAAATACAATAATAAAATCATTTCAAAAGATAAATTCTCTAAAACAAGATGAGTACTTTAGAACTTGGTTGATTAAAATTTTAATTAATGAATGTACTCAAATATTAAGAAAAGGTAAGAAAGTTACTTATTTATCTGAAAACAGCGATACAGAGATCTATAATGATAGTTATGAAAACATTGATCTAACAAAAGCAATAAATTCATTAAGTGAAGAGTTAAGAGTGACAACAGTACTATTTTATTTTGAGGATATGAGTACTAAAGATATTGCAAAATTGCTGAAAATTTCAGATGGAACAATTAGGTCTAGACTCACAAGGGCAAGAACAAAACTTAGAGAAATAATTGGTGAGGTGGAGATATGA